CACTACGCCGATGTTTTCCAAAAGAGATTGGTGACGCAAACGGCGTTCATCCACGCCCGCGAACCACACACTGCCGGCGGTCGGATCGTGCAGCCGCGCGACGAGGTACACAATCGTGGTCTTGCCCGATCCACTCGGGCCGACGAAGGCCACGGTCTCGCCGGGCTCAGCGGTGAATGACACATCGCTCAGGATCGGCAGAGCCTCGACTCGCGCGTCCGGATAGCGAAACTCCACGTCGCGGAACTCGATGCGGCCCAGCGGACCGGGGCCGTCGTCCACGTTGATCGCATCCGGAGCGTCGACGATGGCGGGCACCAGGTCGAGATACTCGAATATGCGCGCGAACAGCGCTCGCGAGGTCTGTACCTCCAGCGATACCCGCATGAGACCGATCAACGGGCGCAGCAGCCTGGCCTGGACGGCGGTGAACGCGACGATCGTGCCCGCGGTGATCTCCGGGCCCCCGCCGCCGGCCGGCGTCCGCGCCATGAGGAAACCGGCGGCGAGATAGAGAATCGCCGGAACGCTCGACATGATGACCGTGACCACCCCAAAGAACCACTGGCCGCTCATCGCCTGGCGCACCCGAAGCGAGACCAGCCTGCGGTTCTCGGCCTCGTAACGTTCGATCTCGAGAGCCTGGCGATTGAAGACTTTCGAGAGCAGAATTCCGGAGACGTTGAGGGTTTCCTCGGTAATGGCCGTGAGCTCGGACAGCGAAATCTGGGTTTTCGATGCGATGCGCGCACGGATCTGGCCCACACGGCGCTGCACGATCACGAGGCCGGGCATCATCACCACGGCGATCAATGTCAGGCGCCAGTCGAGCGCGATCATCGCGACCAGCGACGCGATGACCGTGACGACGTCACCGACAATGCTGGTAAAGGTAGTGGTCAGGACTCTGGCGACACCGCCGACGTCATTTTGCAGGCGCGACTGGATGAAGCCGGTCTTGGTGCGCGTGAAGAACGCCAGCTCCATGGACTGGAGCAGCCTGAACATATTGACGCGGAGATCCCTCGCCACGCTGTTGCCGACGGTTGACGTGAGCCACGTCTGCCACACGCCGAGGGCAGCGGTTGCCACGTAGATCCCGACCATGATCGCGACGAGCCGCACCAGCAAGCCCATGTGCGGACCCGACCCGTCGGCCGGAAAGAGTGCGTTGTCGAACACGCGTTCGACGATCAGCGGCGGTACCACCCTGGCGGCGGCGGCGACGACGACCAGCACACAGGTGAGGACGATCGCACCGCGGTAGGGTCGAAACAGGGCGAAGACACGGCGCCACAGGTGCGGAATCTCGGGCGCCTGTGCGTTCAGCTCTCGCAGCGCCCTCTCGTCCATCCGCGATGCTCGTCCTCCACCGGGGCCGAAATTCATTCGATTACTCTACACGGGAGCAGTGCGCGGGTGACATAACTCTCGTTTGATGAATCATGGATCGTTCTGGTGCCATTCGCCGTCTGCAGTAGGTACGGGGTGAAGAAGAACGGTTTTACAACCCGCCCCCTGCGTGAAACCTTGGACGAGAAGCACGCATCAGTCGAGCAAACGCCGGGGTATGAGCCCCGCTCAGTGACGTGTCCCGCGACCGCTTGATTTCGAGTCCGGCAACACATCTGAGTGGTCGACGACCGTCCCGTAGTCACTCTGCCACCCTTCGCATGAACTTGTTGAGGTTGAGGTTCCAGGCTTTAGGAGCTTCTGAAAACAACACAGATGTACCGCCGCATGGTACAGCGCCTCTGTGCTAATGTCGGGCGACAGAAAGCTGCTGAACCATTGTCGATCAAGCGTCCGATCACGGAAGTCCGTTCGCCAGAATCGCTGAGTTTTTCAGACAGAAGCTGGATCACGGCTCCCCGGGCTGTCACCGATCCCGATGTGGAAATCGACCGAGCGAACCGCGTTTCACCCCCTCGTGACCGGCGGTTCCAGCCTGACTCAACCAGACCGACTCGCAGAATCGAAAAACCTTCCCGGAGATAAGGCCATGGGATTTCCTCAGCGAAACACGACGTTGCGGGAAACCGGTGCCGTGTTGTTGTTAAGCGCCGCGTCAGCAGTGGCTTTGCCAGCCAGCCCGGCGGCCGCCCAGGGTCCCCCCGTGCCTTTTGCGACTCAAACCCTCATCAACGTGTGGGATGGTCTCAGCGATCAAAACTGGTACTCGGCGGTCGCCTACAACCCGGCACAGGACGAATTCCTGGTCGTCTGGCAACATTGGGGGGGCAGTTCCTCCTGTGAGATCTTCGCTCAACGTGTTGCCCGAAACGGCTCGCTGATTGGATCACCGATACCGGTGGCGGTGGGCCTCTCGAGCACGCTCCCGATTCCGGCAGCTGTCGCCTTCGCACCATCCCACGGGGGATACCTCGTGGTGTACCCGCGTCCGGTGAGCGTTTCAAGCTTCGAAATCGCTGGACGGTGGGTGGCGTGGGACGGCACAGTCGATCCGACAGAGATCACGATCGCGGACGGCGTCGGCAGCCGGGAGCTGCCGGACATCGCCTACAACCCCATCGATGACGAGTTTC
The sequence above is drawn from the Acidobacteriota bacterium genome and encodes:
- a CDS encoding ABC transporter ATP-binding protein/permease; the encoded protein is MNFGPGGGRASRMDERALRELNAQAPEIPHLWRRVFALFRPYRGAIVLTCVLVVVAAAARVVPPLIVERVFDNALFPADGSGPHMGLLVRLVAIMVGIYVATAALGVWQTWLTSTVGNSVARDLRVNMFRLLQSMELAFFTRTKTGFIQSRLQNDVGGVARVLTTTFTSIVGDVVTVIASLVAMIALDWRLTLIAVVMMPGLVIVQRRVGQIRARIASKTQISLSELTAITEETLNVSGILLSKVFNRQALEIERYEAENRRLVSLRVRQAMSGQWFFGVVTVIMSSVPAILYLAAGFLMARTPAGGGGPEITAGTIVAFTAVQARLLRPLIGLMRVSLEVQTSRALFARIFEYLDLVPAIVDAPDAINVDDGPGPLGRIEFRDVEFRYPDARVEALPILSDVSFTAEPGETVAFVGPSGSGKTTIVYLVARLHDPTAGSVWFAGVDERRLRHQSLLENIGVVSQENYLFHATIAQNLRYAKPDASDAEMIEACRAANIHDTIMSFEDGYETVVGERGYRLSGGEQQRIAIARVLLKDPPVLLLDEATSALDTVSERLVQAALDRASEGRTTLAVAHRLSTIAEADMIHVLDSGRIVESGTFAELIAAGGLFAQFAAQQGLGTGHRVRSRSSAECP